The Neovison vison isolate M4711 chromosome 5, ASM_NN_V1, whole genome shotgun sequence genome includes a region encoding these proteins:
- the SPATA22 gene encoding spermatogenesis-associated protein 22: MKRNLSENSTRSTAGCLPVPLFNQKKRNRQPLTSNPLTNDPSSSTASDSYDFPPLPPDWAWEAVNPEFPPSMKTMNTGQIPHSVSHPLRSQDSMSKSIQLNTERSKSHWSYKDGSKNTSWKTSDRNDVRPQCKRTNLVANDGINSCWGAQQGKQLRISEPPNLSHQREAKVLRQTHSSEIPGSTMRGLDKSSALQAFKPSFQQSLFEKKMLDDTPEKSSLKESSFYQLKLKEKDNSLRIISAVIESMKYWRERAQKTVLLFEILAVLDSAVTPGPYYSKTFLMRDGKNTLPCVFYEIDRELPRLIRGRVHRCVGNYDQKKSIFKCVSVRPASVSEQKTFQAFVKTVDAEMKYYTDTMNEI; the protein is encoded by the exons atgaagagaaacctAAGTGAAAATTCAACTCGAAGTACAGCAG GCTGTTTGCCTGTACCATTGTTCAATCAGAAGAAGAGGAATAGACAGCCATTAACATCCAATCCACTTACAAATGATCCAAGTAGCAGTACTGCTTCTGACAGTTATGATTTCCCTCCTTTACCACCAG ACTGGGCTTGGGAAGCTGTGAATCCAGAGTTTCCTCCTTCAATGAAAACAATGAACACAGG GCAAATACCACATTCAGTTTCTCATCCTCTGAGAAGTCAAGATTCCATGTCTAAGTCTATTCAATTAAATACTGAAAGAAGCAAGAGTCACTGGAG CTACAAGGATGGCAGCAAAAATACCAGCTGGAAAACATCGGACAGAAATGATGTTAGGCCTCAATGCAAAAGAACAAACCTGGTGGCAAATGATGGAATAAATTCCTGTTGGGGAGCTCAGCAAGGGAAACAATTAAGAATATCAGAACCTCCTAACTTATCTCACCAAAGAGAAGCCAAAGTACTCAGACAAACACATTCGTCAGAAATACCTGGCTCCACAATGAGAGGTCTAGACAAAAGCAGTGCTTTACAGGCATTTAAACCAAGTTTTCAACAAAgtttatttgagaagaaaatgttGGATGATACTCCAGAAAAAAGTAGTCTTAAG gaaagcTCATTTTATCAGTTAAAGCTCAAGGAAAAAGATAATTCTTTAAGAATTATATCTGCAGTTATTGAAAGCATGAAGTACTGGCGTGAACGTGCCCAGAAAACTGtacttctttttgaaatattgG CTGTTCTCGATTCAGCTGTTACACCTGGTCCATATTATTCAAAGACCTTCCTTATGAGAGATGGGAAAAACACTCTGCCTTGTGTATTTTATGAAATA gatcgTGAACTTCCAAGACTGATTAGAGGCCGAGTTCATAGGTGTGTTGGAAACTATGAccagaaaaagagtattttcaaATGTGTTTCTGTTAGACCAGCATCTGTTTCTGAACAAAAAACTTTCCAAGCATTTGTTAAAACTGTAGATGCTGAGATGAAATATTATACTGATACaatgaatgaaatttaa
- the LOC122907378 gene encoding putative POM121-like protein 1 — protein sequence MSCRCRIESIVDTVTPCVLQGVITGLRPSTPRNVHDVSTAEQVCRDHRKSGKGMAQIETHRKDPKGNEAPQGAFRPLGVHGGLSSFVPRPGPLLRAVPQKESSEDPYNKKSPSSHRSSCPTRNAITSSYSSTRGCHPVQRKRGLPTSQASRPPRSPKKVCQESPLCPAGVPALRQKNQPEKDADTTTGQKAAQRNYSSPADCSRPRKRKFPLLPHRRGEPLRLPSPPEPGFRVTAEDLDREKRAALQRIQDALRGDTEATCSCGPASSSSALALPAAVAAPLPASDSQVTSTDCSRSSQPLLLGSHTGISGSNVASTQALSKPSREITASVTAPSGLPVLPVAPERTQKSCTEQQAISLHNTAHFLGAQEAEARLSFLQK from the exons ATGTCCTGCCGCTGCCGCATCGAGTCCATCGTGGACACGGTCACCCCCTGTGTGCTGCAGGGAGTGATCACTGGGCTGCGGCCCTCAACACCCAGAAATGTCCATGATGTCTCCACAGCGGAGCAGGTGTGCAGAGACCACAGAAAGAGCGGCAAAGGGATGGCCCAGATAGAGACTCACAGAAAGGACCCTAAAGGCAATGAGGCCCCACAGGGGGCATTTAGACCCCTGGGGGTCCACGGaggcctctcttcctttgtgcccaggcctgggcctctgctgaGAGCCGTCCCCCAGAAAGAGAGCTCAGAAGACCCATACAATAAGAAGTCCCCCAGCTCCCATAGGAGCTCTTGTCCCACTCGAAATGCCATTACCAGTTCTTACAGTTCCACCAGGGGGTGCCACccggtgcagaggaagaggggtctGCCCACAAGTCAGGCCTCACGGCCCCCGAGGTCCCCCAAAAAAGTCTGCCAAGAGAGCCCCTTGTGTCCTGCCGGAGTGCCTGCACTTCGCCAGAAGAACCAGCCGGAAAAGGATGCCGATACCACCACGGGGCAGAAGGCAGCGCAGAGGAACTACTCATCCCCAGCTGACTGTTCCAGGCCCCGAAAACGCAAGTTTCCTCTGCTGCCACACAGGCGAGGGGAGCCTCTGAGGCTGCCATCACCCCCTGAGCCGGGGTTTCGAGTGACTGCAGAGGACCTGGACCGGGAAAAAAGAGCTGCTCTCCAGCGCATCCAAGATGCTCTTCGAGGGGACACAGAGGCCACCTGCAGCTGTGGCCCAGCTAGCTCATCCAGTGCCTTGGCCCTGCCTGCTGCAGTGGCTGCTCCCCTGCCAGCCTCTGACTCCCAGGTCACCTCCACGGACTGCTCCCgttcttcccagcctctcctcttggGGTCTCACACTGGCATCAGTGGGAGCAATGTTGCATCTACCCAGGCCCTCTCGAAGCCGTCCAGGGAAATCACAGCCTCAGTCACAGCTCCCTCAGGGCTGCCTGTGCTGCCTGTAG caCCGGAGAGGACGCAAAAGAGCTGCACCGAGCAACAAGCCATCTCCCTCCACAACACAGCCCACTTTCttggggcccaagaggcagaggcTCGGCTGAGCTTCCTGCAGAAGTAG